Part of the Fibrobacter sp. UWR4 genome is shown below.
ATGAAAAAAAGACCGAAGTGGTCCGATTCCTTATCGTATTCCTCTGCGCCTACGGATTGAACCTGCTGGTTCTGGAAGTTTGCGTCTATGCACTTGGGAACTTCGGCTGGCTTGCCGGTTTCAATGAATTCGTAACGAAATTCATGAAGCCCAGTTATTTCGCCAACATCGTGGCAAACATTGTCTATGTGCTGGCTAGCTTCACCTTGTACAAAAAGTGGGTTTTCAGGAAGTAACTGCAACCCCATCGCGAATACAGGCATCTAAAAAGGCGTATGGAAAAATCCCCTATTTTATCAATCCAGAATCTCCGTCGCGATTTCAAGATGGGCGACGAGACGGTCCACGCCCTGCGTGGGGTAAGCTTTGATATTTACGAAGGGGAATTTGTCACCATCATGGGCACCAGCGGTTCCGGCAAATCCACCATGCTGAATATTTTAGGATGCATGGACAAGCCCACCAGCGGCCACTATATCCTGGACGGGGAACACACCGAAAAGCTGAAGCGGGATGCACTTGCCCGGATCCGAAACAAGAAGCTTGGCTTTGTATTCCAGAGTTACAATCTTCTGAGCCGCACCACCGCACTGGAAAACGTGGAACTTCCGCTGCTGTACAATTCCAAGGTTTCCTCCGGGGAACGCCGCCGCCGAGCCATCGAAGCTCTGGAAATGGTGGGACTTTCCGACCGCATGAACCACCTGCCCAACCAGATGTCCGGCGGTCAGCAGCAACGTGTGGCCATTGCCCGCGCCCTGGTCAACGACCCGGTAATTATTCTGGCCGATGAAGCTACCGGAAATCTGGATACCCGCACCAGCTACGAAATCATGATGATTTTCCAGGAACTGCATAGACAGGGAAAGACCATCGCCTTCGTGACCCACGAGCCGGATATCGCCACCTTCAGCGGTCGCACCATCACCCTGCGGGACGGCCTCCTGAAAAAGGATGTCGTGAACGATAACGTAGCAGACGCCCGTGCGGCACTGGAGGCATTGCCCCTGCCGGAAGTTTTCGATGACGAGGAGAAAACATGAGTCCGTTCATCCTGATGAAAATTGCACTGAAGGCTCTGTTCAGAAACCGCATGCGCACCTTCCTTTCGGTGCTGGGCATCGTCATTGGTGTAGCCGCCGTCATCGCCATGGTAGCCATGGGCGAAGGTTCCAAGCAGTCCATCAAGGAACAGATGACCTCCATGGGCACCAACGCCATCATCATCATGCCCAACCGCGACCGTCGTGGCGGCGTCCAGACGGAATCCGCAGTCTCCCTGGAAGAAGAAGACGTTATCGAAATTCGGGAAAGGGCGCAGTTCATCAACGGAGTCTCCCCCATGATTACCGCAAACGGACAGGCTATTGCAGGGAACAACAACTCCCCCACCCAACTCAGCGGCATTTCCTCGGACTATCTCAAGATCCGCAACTACGAAATTGAGGACGGCGTCATGTTCGACGACGAGGCGGACCGCATGGCAAAAGTCTGCGTTATCGGCCAGACCGTCATCAAGAACCTATTCCCCGACACGGATCCCATCGGGAAGACCATCCGATACAAGAGCATCCCTCTGAAAGTCATCGGGACCTTAAAAACCAAGGGTAGCGGCGACTTCGGGCAGGACCAGGACGACGTCATCTTTACGCCTTACCAGACTGTCATGAGACGCTTTAACGCTACCACGGATATCCGCCAGATTTATGCCAACTCCATCGGAGAAGGTTACGCGGAACGGGCCACCGAAGAAATCATGGGCATCCTGAAGGAACGACGCAACTGGACAAAGCCCGTGGATCCCTTCCGAATTTTCACCCAGGAAGAAATGATCACCATGATGACCAACACTTCCGACATGCTTTCCCTGGTCCTTACGGCAATCGCAGGCATTAGCCTTCTGGTAGGCGGCATCGGCATCATGAACATCATGTATGTCTCCGTTACGGAACGCACCAAGGAAATCGGCCTGCGCATGGCTATTGGCGCCCGTGGCCGCGACATTCTCCTGCAGTTCCTTTTCGAATCCGTCATGATCAGCCTGCTAGGCGGCCTTATTGGCATAGCCCTCGGGATAGGCGCTTCCGAAATTGTGAAAAACGTCCTGAACTGGCCCATGAGCGTCTCCATTACAAGCGTCATCGCAAGCTTCAGCGTCTGTTTCATGACAGGCGTATTCTTCGGATGGTATCCCGCCCGAAAGGCCAGCCGACTGGATCCTATCGAAGCATTGAGATTTGAATAATTTTCTTGTATATTTAAGGCATGGAATTTCTTGAATCTCTAAAAGACATGCCGGTCATCGGCATCCTCCGTGATATCCCTCGCGGCTCCGAAGAACTTTGCGCGAAGACTGCTGCCAAGTGCGGCTTGAAGGCGATTGAAGTCACCATGAATACCGATGGCGCCGCAGAAATCATTACCCGTCTAAAAGATGCTTGCAAACCCTACGGCATCACCGTCGGTGCAGGCACTGTCCGTCACGACAGCGACCTGGAGGCAGCACTTCTTGCAGGGGCAAACTTCATCGTGACTCCCAATACACGAAGCAACATCATCCGTACGGCAGCTTCTTCCAGGACGCCCATCATTCCGGGAGCGCTCACCCCTACGGAAGTCCAGAAGGCTTACGACCTGGGAGCCACCGCCGTAAAGATTTTCCCGGTGGATTGCGTAGGCGGCCCCAAGTACATCAAGGCTCTCCGCGGTCCCTTCCGCGACATTCCGCTCCTTGCCTGCAGTGGCGTAAACGCAGAAAATGCTGGTGACTACATCAAGGCTGGCGCCAACCTGCTGGCATTCGGCGGAAGCATCTTCAGTGCAAAACTCATGCAGGAAGGCAACTGGGATGAAATCGGCCACCGTCTTACGGAACTTTTGGAAGCCGTCCGCAAAGCCCTGTAATACTCCCGCAAAACTTAAAGCAAGCTAAGTAGGCGTAGCCTATGAAAGCGCAGTCTTTTTTCGGGGGTCCAGGGGGCAGCGCCCCTTGCATCATACTAAGATTTCATTTTCTTCTTGCATTCGTACATGGACACGTCTGCACTATGGAGCATGTCATCCATTTCCGCATAGTCTTCGGAAGAATGGGCGACGCCATAGGCGAAGGAAACCTTCTGGTCCACGATGGTAATTTCATCCACCGCCTGACGCATACGGTCCACGCAAATGAAGGCGCCCTTCTTGTCCGTTTCGGGGCAGATGATCATGAATTCGTCACCGCCCATACGGAACAGCAAATCGGACTCACGGAGCAGGGCCTTCACGGAATTCACTACGGAACGCAGGAGCAGGTCGCCGGCCTGATGGCCATAGCGATCGTTTACAGTCTTCAAGCCGTTCACATCAAAATAAATCAAGGAGAAACTATTACCATAGCGACGGCTACGGGAGAACCATTCCCTCAGGGAGTACATACCATGACGACGGTTGTAGCAGCCGGTCATATCGTCCGTAAGGGAAATGTCTCGCAGGTGGCGCAATGCACGGGCCAGGCGGATATGAACATTCACGCGAGCCAAAAGAATATCGGTCATGGCATTCTTGCTGACAAAATCAGATGCGCCAGACTGGAAGCCCTTGGTAATGCTATCCGTGTCTTCACGACTGGTGAGGAATATAATGGGCAGGTCATCCAGAGCGAAACGCTGACGGATTCGCAGGCAGACTTCATAACCATTCAGGTTCGGCATGTTGATGTCCAGAAGGACTAAGTCTACGCGGTTTTCGTTCAAGAAAGCCAGGGCTTCCTCACCGGAATTACAGCAGGTCACATTGTAACCCACATGAGACAAAAGTTCAGAAGTCTGATTCAAGACTTCGGCATTGTCATCCACAATCAATATTTTTTCTTCAACCATGTTAACCCTTCCCAAAACCACACACCGATTGGTTCTGGTTCAAAAATACAATTTTTGATGGGTCTAGAGTTGTAAAAATTCCAACACAGGAGAAGTCTCCACAAGACTCATTTTCTGTGCGTAATTGAAAAAACTTTTTAACGATTCCTTACGTTCATCGGTAAAACGATAGTCCAGGGCGCTATAATAATTTTCCACCACCTGGCGAGGTAAACTTACCGGATATCGTTCCAGCCATTTATCCAGAGCCCGTGATGGATTTTCCCTAAACTTGTCGATACTGATTTTTGTGGCATCCAAATACCGACGCAGGGAATCTATATGCTCGTTGTCCAAGGCGTTCTTGGAAATAATCCAGGCACCGAAAACGAAAGGCTTCTTCTGCCATTCCTGCCAGAGAGTACCCAAGTCATAATCGTATGCAAAACGATGACGCTCATTTTCTTCCAGAGCCTGGTCACCAATCAGGAGGCAAGCATCATCGCCTTCCTCATAGGCGCCATCCACATAAATGGGCTTTATGCCAAATCGTTCTTCCAGAAGAATTCGCAGCAAGGTGACCGAAGTCTTACTTTGACCTGTCATACGAATGCGACGGCCATCCAATGAATTTATCTGTAATTTGGAAAATAACTTAACCGAACGAACTTCAAAAGAACAGGACGTACACAATTCCGGCGAAAGAACAAAAGCGCCTGGTTTTTGAGCGAACGTAATGGAAGATGCCGGAGACAAGTGAATGGATCCATCCTTCAGCCCAGCACAATGGGCGCTAGGGGGGCCGTCTATAAATTCAATGTCACGAAATTCCGACTCACGCCCAATAAAATCATGAAAAAAGGGCGCACAGACTAAAAATGGAATTCGGCCAACTCGTAAAGTCATGTAAAAAAGTTAACTTTTCTCCCGTGATCAAATTGTGATCATAGAGGAAATAGAAAGAAAAACAAAAGATAATTGGCTAAGGTATAATGGCTGTATTCCACGTTAAGAAAACGTCGCTCGGTGAAGATCCCAACACTCTGGTCTTCAAGGGCAAGATTGTTGAAGGCCCCATCAGCAAGGGCATGACCATTGAAATCCCCGTTACACAGGAAGCTGTGGTCAGTATGAAGATTTACGATGTCGTCCTCTTTGAAAAGCAGAAGGATGACGAAAAGAAAGTCGGTCTGGTCATGGACTTCGACGGCCTCCCAGATGACATGGAAGTCATCATGGGCCTGAACATCGCCGAAGAAGACCTGAAGATCGTCAACGAATAGGAATTCCTAAAAAACGGCGGTCAATTCAGACCACCAAAACACAATGGGATGGTACAATGAAAAAAGAAAGACTACGGGGAGTGAATTTGGGTGGCTGGTTCAGTCAGGTTGACTGCATTCAGGAAAAAGATCCTGTAGGATTTCCTGGACTGGTACCTCACATCAAATCCTTCCTTGACGTGAATGATTTCAAGCGCATCCGCGAGGCGGGGTTCAACCACGTTCGCCTGCCGGTGGACTACTTTAACGTCTTCGATGGCGCCGAACTGAAGCCCAACGAAGAAGTTTTCGGTCTTCTGGACAAGGCCCTGAAGGAAATTCAGGCAGCCGACCTGGACGTCATTCTGGACCTCCATAAGTGTCCGGGCCATGACTTCCACCTGGGATGTTCCGAAGAACAGGCATTCTTCACCAGCGCCGAAGCACGCAAGGACACCAACAAGGTCTGGGCCTACATGGCCGAACGCTATAGCGGTGAATCCCGTGTGATGATGGAACTGTTGAACGAACCCTCCTGCAGCGACTCCAAGATTTGGGACAAAGTAAAGGACGAAATCTTCTGGACAATTCGCAAGCACGCTCCCAAGAACACCATCGTGGTGGGTTCCAACAAGTGGAACAGCGCCCGCGAATTCGAATCTCTCACACCTATGGATGACGATAACGCCATCTACAGTTTCCATACCTACACTCCGGTGACATTCACTCATCAGGGTGCCGCATGGATTAACGATCCCTTCTTCAAGATCGAACGCCCCTGGCCCGGCGACTACGCCGCCCCCGAAGCAGGTGCCACCACCCGCCTCGATGTGGAATTCGGCAAGTGGGACAAGGCAAAGCTCCAGGCAAGTATCCAGAACGCCTTGGATTTCCGCGCCAAGTACGACCTGCCGGTCGCCTGTAACGAATTCGGCGTCTACGTCCAGGTGCCCCGCCAGTACCAGATGGCATGGATGCGCGACTTCATGGAAATTCTCCGTGACGCAGACGTAGGCTACAGCTACTGGAACTACAAGAATCTTGACTTCGGTATTGTCTCCAAGGGTGAATCCCTGCACAACTCTCTGGCACAGTACAACAACCCGGATCGCCTCGACAGCGAACTGATGGACCTGCTGGCTAAGGGGTAAATTAGATGCAGAGGGGTTTCACCCCTCTGGACTCCCCATCGCAAGGAATGGGCCATCACAAGCTTGCGCTTGTTTGTCGCCGCCCTTGCTCGTTTGAAGGGTGCTAAAGCGCCTCTTCAAAATAGAACGCTGGAATATTAAAAGGCTGACCAAGATAAACTTGGCCAGCCTTTTCTTTTTTATAACTCAATTAAGATGCCCGCCTGGATGTAGGCGTAGCCCTTCCCGTAATGGTCCAGGAACTCATAACCTCCCATGACCATAATGGAAGACAAGTCGCCATTCTTGATATCCAGGCCGCCACCGGCACGCCAGAACATCTGGTGGTCACTTCCTATCAGGTAGCCAAAGTCTCCCGTAGCAACAGGCAGCACAGTACGTCCAAACGGCAAGCGCACCCACAAGCTACCAGACAACGGGAACAGTCGGGTATTGTCAATCTCCTGATAGCCCGTACCGATACCCACAAAAAGCATCTGGTCAATAGGATACCACCAGTGGCCATAGACGTTCAGGTTGAACTTGGAAATCTCGCTGACATGATTCACCACGCCTCCCTGGAGATCAAGCGTAAACGCCCCTGCCGGCGCACAGGCGCAGGCCAAGGCAAACAGAATCGCGGCAACGGACTTTCTCAACTTCATTGACAGAACCTCGTTAGGCATCTTCATCACTTCGTGCTTCGCGAGCCCAGCCACCGCTCTTTTCGCGGGTAAAGGACAGGAAGAAGCCCTTCAGCAAGGCAACATTCATCAGCAGGAAATAATATCCACTAGGAATAATCCTGAAAGCGAAAGCCAACAGACCCGCCACCATCAGGCCGAAGAAAATCTGATAGAAGAGACCGCTGGTCAGCAGCAAGCCACTGCAGATAAACAGCAGGATAAAGATGTGGGGAGAGAACCAGCGAAGAATCTTGTGGGAGAAGAACAGGTACGCCGTCAAGGGACGGAACGGATTCAGCAATGGCAAGTAGGAAAGCAGGAAGTTAAAGTTGGCTCGACCGATACGAACCTTACGGCGGAATTCACCGCTGGATTCCTTGGAGGTCTGTTCCGTACCAATGGCACTGGAAACAAACGTACAGAAGTATCCCTTCTGCAGGACCTTTGTAGCAATGAAGAAGTCATCCATGACGCTCTTCTTCACCGGCAGTTCCGTATAGAGACTACGACGGATTGCATAGAGAGCGCCGTTACCACCCACCAGGCGGTCCAGGATACCTTCGAACTTCTTGATTTCGGATTCCAGGTCCCAGTAGGAACTTTCGCCACGACCCAGCACGCTACCGCTCTTATCGGTAAGA
Proteins encoded:
- a CDS encoding menaquinone biosynthetic enzyme MqnA/MqnD family protein is translated as MTLRVGRIPFLVCAPFFHDFIGRESEFRDIEFIDGPPSAHCAGLKDGSIHLSPASSITFAQKPGAFVLSPELCTSCSFEVRSVKLFSKLQINSLDGRRIRMTGQSKTSVTLLRILLEERFGIKPIYVDGAYEEGDDACLLIGDQALEENERHRFAYDYDLGTLWQEWQKKPFVFGAWIISKNALDNEHIDSLRRYLDATKISIDKFRENPSRALDKWLERYPVSLPRQVVENYYSALDYRFTDERKESLKSFFNYAQKMSLVETSPVLEFLQL
- a CDS encoding bifunctional 4-hydroxy-2-oxoglutarate aldolase/2-dehydro-3-deoxy-phosphogluconate aldolase — encoded protein: MEFLESLKDMPVIGILRDIPRGSEELCAKTAAKCGLKAIEVTMNTDGAAEIITRLKDACKPYGITVGAGTVRHDSDLEAALLAGANFIVTPNTRSNIIRTAASSRTPIIPGALTPTEVQKAYDLGATAVKIFPVDCVGGPKYIKALRGPFRDIPLLACSGVNAENAGDYIKAGANLLAFGGSIFSAKLMQEGNWDEIGHRLTELLEAVRKAL
- a CDS encoding ABC transporter permease — its product is MSPFILMKIALKALFRNRMRTFLSVLGIVIGVAAVIAMVAMGEGSKQSIKEQMTSMGTNAIIIMPNRDRRGGVQTESAVSLEEEDVIEIRERAQFINGVSPMITANGQAIAGNNNSPTQLSGISSDYLKIRNYEIEDGVMFDDEADRMAKVCVIGQTVIKNLFPDTDPIGKTIRYKSIPLKVIGTLKTKGSGDFGQDQDDVIFTPYQTVMRRFNATTDIRQIYANSIGEGYAERATEEIMGILKERRNWTKPVDPFRIFTQEEMITMMTNTSDMLSLVLTAIAGISLLVGGIGIMNIMYVSVTERTKEIGLRMAIGARGRDILLQFLFESVMISLLGGLIGIALGIGASEIVKNVLNWPMSVSITSVIASFSVCFMTGVFFGWYPARKASRLDPIEALRFE
- a CDS encoding glycosyltransferase family 2 protein encodes the protein MNEQFLFYVQIAFWVLLFLVVHCYLLFLVSLPFVSELFKRRKKDLDESDELPSVSILISAFNEEAIIERKIQNILEIDYPKEKLEVLIGDDGSADRTAEIVARYADQGITLVKAPKNAGKAAMLNRLNGIAKNEILLLCDANTMFFPNVVRKLVQPFKDKKIGCACGHLILTDKSGSVLGRGESSYWDLESEIKKFEGILDRLVGGNGALYAIRRSLYTELPVKKSVMDDFFIATKVLQKGYFCTFVSSAIGTEQTSKESSGEFRRKVRIGRANFNFLLSYLPLLNPFRPLTAYLFFSHKILRWFSPHIFILLFICSGLLLTSGLFYQIFFGLMVAGLLAFAFRIIPSGYYFLLMNVALLKGFFLSFTREKSGGWAREARSDEDA
- a CDS encoding ABC transporter ATP-binding protein, whose protein sequence is MEKSPILSIQNLRRDFKMGDETVHALRGVSFDIYEGEFVTIMGTSGSGKSTMLNILGCMDKPTSGHYILDGEHTEKLKRDALARIRNKKLGFVFQSYNLLSRTTALENVELPLLYNSKVSSGERRRRAIEALEMVGLSDRMNHLPNQMSGGQQQRVAIARALVNDPVIILADEATGNLDTRTSYEIMMIFQELHRQGKTIAFVTHEPDIATFSGRTITLRDGLLKKDVVNDNVADARAALEALPLPEVFDDEEKT
- a CDS encoding GtrA family protein; the protein is MFHFVKYNLIGIMNTLITLLVVWVFHQLLDWNLELSNFLGFVAGGCNSYVMNRIWNFKSQNEKKTEVVRFLIVFLCAYGLNLLVLEVCVYALGNFGWLAGFNEFVTKFMKPSYFANIVANIVYVLASFTLYKKWVFRK
- a CDS encoding glycoside hydrolase family 5 protein translates to MKKERLRGVNLGGWFSQVDCIQEKDPVGFPGLVPHIKSFLDVNDFKRIREAGFNHVRLPVDYFNVFDGAELKPNEEVFGLLDKALKEIQAADLDVILDLHKCPGHDFHLGCSEEQAFFTSAEARKDTNKVWAYMAERYSGESRVMMELLNEPSCSDSKIWDKVKDEIFWTIRKHAPKNTIVVGSNKWNSAREFESLTPMDDDNAIYSFHTYTPVTFTHQGAAWINDPFFKIERPWPGDYAAPEAGATTRLDVEFGKWDKAKLQASIQNALDFRAKYDLPVACNEFGVYVQVPRQYQMAWMRDFMEILRDADVGYSYWNYKNLDFGIVSKGESLHNSLAQYNNPDRLDSELMDLLAKG
- a CDS encoding diguanylate cyclase; amino-acid sequence: MVEEKILIVDDNAEVLNQTSELLSHVGYNVTCCNSGEEALAFLNENRVDLVLLDINMPNLNGYEVCLRIRQRFALDDLPIIFLTSREDTDSITKGFQSGASDFVSKNAMTDILLARVNVHIRLARALRHLRDISLTDDMTGCYNRRHGMYSLREWFSRSRRYGNSFSLIYFDVNGLKTVNDRYGHQAGDLLLRSVVNSVKALLRESDLLFRMGGDEFMIICPETDKKGAFICVDRMRQAVDEITIVDQKVSFAYGVAHSSEDYAEMDDMLHSADVSMYECKKKMKS